A window from Tenacibaculum singaporense encodes these proteins:
- a CDS encoding gliding motility-associated C-terminal domain-containing protein, with product MKKITSFILLFIVVFLVAGGRLEAQIKKGFQPRFSEAVKGNVTLIANNVLSRNKTTSYTGNDGNHDFSNNVFVDIDNDASTFNSSSANLSNPEPTVSCLSIKKAYLYWAAADKEEDDPSDEPNWDYNKIKLQLPGSLGYTTITADDVIYRGRDEVGHFVNDPYICFKDITNEVKALATPYGTYQVANVRAKEGSLTSHGGGNTGTSGGWQIVFVYESPTLPAKNISLFDGYAHVTSSVNNFEIGFSGFQTVPTGDVDVDVVIGALEGDRDLSGDRLQIKNTSNNWVDLSYSLRSASNFFNSRIAKNGSNFIDRNPASTNTLGFDADVFALSNPGNSIIANNQTSATIRLTSNQETYGLFLIGLSVDVWKPDLAPLILSSSTNTSSVEDTVSFSVNIENNGNDNVKDLKIETTIPQEVDLIEPITGLPFGVTYSYNTTTRLLTFNAIDGITDVGDTPYSLSFQVKVKEQCYFLEEMCSDKFQMQLVATYAGEENNSTQTTLSSKSVDSCGIGDNLPNEISINQPDEANWTTTVGSLDRTVFCDDGAALAAAQLLKPEASCDLTITKIPGSFEASTTNCPVIGTYTNTWTFTDSCGRTSGQFTQTITVTDTTAPVLSATPADVSVDCEAIPSVPTITATDNCDSVVDVVFTEVSNTVVDGCGEIVRQWESTDNCGNTVSHTQTITVTDTTAPVLSAEPADVSVDCEAIPAVPTITATDNCDSVVDVVFTEVSNTVVDGCGEIVRQWESTDNCGNTVSHTQTITVTDTTAPVLSAEPADVSVDCEAIPAVPTITATDNCDSVVDVVFTEVSNTVVDGCGEIVRQWESTDNCGNTVSHSQTITVTDTTAPVLSATPADVSVDCEAIPAVPTITAADNCDSVVDVVFTEVSNTVVDGCGEIVRQWESTDNCGNTVSHTQTITVTDTTAPVLSATPADVSVDCEAIPAVPTITATDNCDSAVDVVFTEVNNTVVDGCGEIVRQWESTDNCGNTVSHTQTITVTDTTAPVLSAEPADVSVDCEAIPAVPTITATDNCDSVVDVVFTEVSNTVVDGCGEIVRQWESTDNCGNTVSHTQTITVTDTTAPVLSAEPADVSVDCEAIPAVPTITATDNCDSVVDVVFTEVSNTVVDGCGEIVRQWESTDNCGNTVSHSQTITVTDTTAPVLSATPADVSVDCEAIPAVPTITAADNCDSVVDVVFTEVSNTVVDGCGEIVRQWESTDNCGNTVSHTQTITVTDTTAPVLSATPADVSVDCEAIPAVPTITATDNCDSAVDVVFTEVNNTVVDGCGEIVRQWESTDNCGNTVSHTQTITVTDTTAPVLSATPADVSVDCEAIPSVQTITATDNCDSVVDVVFTEVSNTVVDGCGEIVRQWESTDNCGNTVSHTQTITVTDTTAPVLSAEPADVSVDCEAIPAVPTITATDNCDSAVDVVFTEVSNTVVDGCGEIVRQWESTDNCGNTVSHTQTITVTDTTNPDFTVPVDITIYKDDNCTYDASIGITGDVTNESDNCDTTLDASYSDVESAGTCEGEVIITRTWSLTDNCGNTTEKVQTITVKDNTAPIIDETNKNNIDIECGVGDTETTLQDWLNSNAGATATDNCSTVTWTNNYGDDTSVKCDGSYITVTFTATDACGNFSTTIAGYLIKDETAPTITQQPSDKTVECDGAGNIAELNNWLATNGGATATDDCSIVTWSNNYTALTYTCSFTGEVEVVFTAKDACGNTVNTTSAKFTIEDTVAPEFVETLPAAEITVSCDNIPVMETLTATDNCDASVTVIPSEVTSGDDDACGSEYLITRKWTVSDCSGNTTTHIQVITVEDTTAPEFVEILPAAEITVSCDNIPAMETLTATDNCDASVTVISSEVTSGDDDACGSEYLITRKWTVSDCSGNTTTHIQVITVEDTVAPEFVETLPAAEITVSCDNIPVMETLTATDNCDASVTVILSEVTSGDDDACGSEYLITRKWTVSDCSGNTTTHIQVITVEDTVAPEFVETLPAAEITVSCDNIPVMETLTATDNCDASVTVIPSEVTSGDDDACGSEYLITRKWTVSDCSGNTTTHIQVITVEDTVAPEFVETLPAAEITVSCDNIPVMETLTATDNCDASVTVIPSEVTSGDDDACGSEYLITRKWTVSDCSGNTTTHIQVITIEDTTAPEFVETLPAEEITVSCDNIPVMETLTATDNCDASVTVIPSEVTSGDDDACGSEYLITRKWTVSDCSGNTTTHIQVITVEDTVAPEFVEELPADTTVSCDAVPAAVILTATDNCDASVTVNYSEEFTGQDDECASVYTITRTWAVQDCAGNSTLHTQVVTVEDTVAPEFVEELPADTTVSCDAIPVAVILIATDNCDASVTVNYSEELAGQDDECASEYTITRTWAVQDCAGNSTSHTQVVTVEDTTAPEFVETLPTDTTVSCDSIPAAVVLTATDNCDTSVTVNYSEEFSGQDDECTSEYTITRTWEVQDCAGNTTSHTQVVTVEDITAPEFVETLPTDTTVSCDAIPAAVVLTATDNCDASVTVNYTEEFSGQDDACASEYTITRTWTVQDCAGNTTSHTQVVTVEDTTAPEFVETLPTNVTVSCDAIPEAVTLTGTDNCDSEVTVVYLEELSGQEEGCASKYTITRTWTVEDCAGNSTSHTQVITIEDNEAPTLVSTLEDITIECDNVPEVPTLEFTDNCSSNVTQTNFEETSTFDGSDSDYTITRTWTVADDCGNTAEFVQNITVTVKTSVTEVADSKCTEDGIIDLNDYLANQSEDGTWEVTQGSVTVSDDGSFDPSGLNLGDYIFTYTSPNNGCLIATKVTININDDCIVLPCGQEDVVISKAVTPNGDSWNEFFEVTGVESCGFIANVQIFNRWGAKVFESSNYANNWNGTSDGSTFGGAERLPAGTYYYIVILENSGLKPFTGAIYLGTK from the coding sequence ATGAAAAAAATTACTAGTTTTATTTTACTTTTTATAGTGGTTTTTCTCGTTGCTGGAGGAAGATTAGAAGCTCAAATAAAAAAAGGGTTTCAACCAAGATTTTCAGAAGCAGTTAAAGGAAATGTAACATTAATAGCGAATAACGTTTTATCAAGAAATAAAACAACAAGCTATACAGGAAATGATGGAAACCATGACTTTAGTAATAACGTTTTTGTTGATATAGATAACGATGCAAGTACATTCAATTCAAGTAGTGCAAATTTATCTAATCCAGAGCCAACAGTTAGTTGTTTAAGTATAAAAAAAGCATATTTATACTGGGCAGCAGCTGATAAAGAAGAGGACGACCCTTCTGATGAACCAAACTGGGATTACAATAAAATAAAATTGCAATTACCAGGAAGTTTAGGTTATACAACTATAACAGCCGATGATGTTATTTATAGAGGAAGAGACGAGGTAGGTCACTTTGTTAATGACCCATATATTTGTTTTAAAGACATCACAAATGAAGTAAAAGCTTTGGCAACACCCTATGGGACTTATCAAGTAGCTAATGTTAGGGCAAAGGAAGGAAGTTTGACTTCACATGGTGGAGGAAATACAGGAACTTCTGGAGGTTGGCAAATAGTATTTGTATATGAAAGCCCCACTTTACCAGCAAAAAATATATCGCTTTTTGATGGTTACGCCCATGTTACAAGTAGTGTTAATAATTTTGAAATTGGATTTAGTGGCTTTCAAACAGTACCAACAGGAGATGTAGATGTAGATGTAGTAATAGGTGCTTTAGAAGGAGATAGAGATTTATCAGGAGACAGGTTACAAATAAAAAATACCAGTAACAATTGGGTAGATTTATCATATAGTTTAAGGAGTGCAAGCAATTTTTTTAATAGTAGAATAGCTAAAAATGGAAGTAACTTTATAGATAGAAATCCAGCTAGTACTAATACTTTGGGATTTGATGCAGATGTATTTGCTCTTAGTAATCCAGGAAACAGTATAATAGCTAACAATCAAACTTCTGCGACAATAAGATTAACATCAAACCAAGAAACATACGGACTCTTTTTAATAGGTTTATCTGTTGATGTTTGGAAACCAGATTTAGCACCATTAATATTATCAAGCTCAACAAATACTAGTAGTGTAGAAGACACTGTTAGTTTTTCAGTCAATATAGAAAACAATGGTAATGACAATGTAAAAGACTTAAAAATAGAAACAACAATACCTCAAGAAGTAGATTTAATAGAACCAATAACAGGGTTACCTTTTGGAGTTACTTATAGCTATAATACGACAACTAGATTATTAACCTTTAATGCTATTGATGGAATTACAGATGTAGGAGATACACCATATAGTTTAAGTTTTCAGGTGAAAGTAAAAGAACAATGTTATTTTCTAGAAGAAATGTGTTCCGATAAATTTCAAATGCAATTAGTAGCAACTTATGCAGGAGAAGAAAATAATAGTACACAAACTACTTTAAGTTCTAAATCAGTTGATTCTTGTGGTATAGGAGATAATTTACCTAATGAGATAAGTATTAACCAACCTGACGAGGCTAATTGGACAACTACAGTCGGTTCATTAGATAGAACAGTGTTTTGTGACGATGGTGCTGCCCTAGCTGCAGCACAATTACTTAAGCCAGAGGCTAGTTGTGATTTAACAATAACCAAAATACCTGGAAGTTTTGAGGCTTCAACAACTAATTGTCCTGTTATAGGAACATATACTAATACTTGGACATTTACAGATAGTTGTGGAAGAACAAGTGGACAATTTACCCAAACCATTACAGTAACCGATACCACTGCACCCGTATTATCAGCAACACCAGCCGATGTAAGTGTCGACTGTGAAGCCATCCCATCAGTACCAACCATTACCGCAACCGATAACTGTGATAGCGTAGTAGATGTAGTATTCACTGAAGTAAGCAATACAGTAGTAGACGGCTGTGGAGAAATCGTACGCCAATGGGAATCAACCGATAACTGTGGTAACACGGTAAGTCATACCCAAACCATCACAGTAACCGATACTACAGCACCCGTATTATCAGCAGAACCAGCCGATGTAAGTGTCGACTGTGAAGCCATACCAGCAGTACCAACCATCACCGCAACCGATAACTGTGATAGCGTAGTAGATGTAGTATTCACTGAAGTAAGCAATACGGTAGTAGACGGTTGTGGAGAGATTGTACGCCAATGGGAATCAACCGATAACTGTGGTAACACGGTAAGTCATACCCAAACCATCACAGTAACCGATACCACTGCACCCGTATTATCAGCAGAACCAGCCGATGTAAGTGTCGACTGTGAAGCCATACCAGCAGTACCAACCATCACCGCAACCGATAACTGTGATAGCGTAGTAGATGTAGTATTCACTGAAGTAAGCAATACGGTAGTAGACGGTTGTGGAGAGATTGTACGTCAATGGGAATCAACCGACAACTGTGGTAACACGGTAAGTCATTCCCAAACCATCACAGTAACCGATACCACTGCACCCGTATTATCAGCAACACCAGCCGATGTAAGTGTCGACTGTGAAGCCATACCAGCAGTACCAACCATCACAGCAGCCGATAACTGTGATAGCGTAGTAGATGTAGTATTCACTGAAGTAAGCAATACAGTAGTAGACGGCTGTGGAGAAATTGTACGTCAATGGGAATCAACCGATAATTGTGGTAACACGGTAAGTCATACCCAAACCATTACAGTAACCGATACCACTGCACCCGTACTATCAGCAACACCAGCCGATGTAAGTGTCGACTGTGAAGCCATACCAGCAGTACCAACCATCACCGCAACCGATAACTGTGATAGCGCAGTAGATGTAGTCTTTACCGAAGTAAACAATACGGTAGTAGACGGCTGTGGAGAGATTGTACGTCAATGGGAATCAACCGACAACTGTGGTAACACGGTAAGTCATACCCAAACCATCACAGTAACCGATACTACAGCACCCGTATTATCAGCAGAACCAGCCGATGTAAGTGTCGACTGTGAAGCCATACCAGCAGTACCAACCATCACCGCAACCGATAACTGTGATAGCGTAGTAGATGTAGTATTCACTGAAGTAAGCAATACGGTAGTAGACGGTTGTGGAGAGATTGTACGCCAATGGGAATCAACCGATAACTGTGGTAACACGGTAAGTCATACCCAAACCATCACAGTAACCGATACCACTGCACCCGTATTATCAGCAGAACCAGCCGATGTAAGTGTCGACTGTGAAGCCATACCAGCAGTACCAACCATCACCGCAACCGATAACTGTGATAGCGTAGTAGATGTAGTATTCACTGAAGTAAGCAATACGGTAGTAGACGGTTGTGGAGAGATTGTACGTCAATGGGAATCAACCGACAACTGTGGTAACACGGTAAGTCATTCCCAAACCATCACAGTAACCGATACCACTGCACCCGTATTATCAGCAACACCAGCCGATGTAAGTGTCGACTGTGAAGCCATACCAGCAGTACCAACCATCACAGCAGCCGATAACTGTGATAGCGTAGTAGATGTAGTATTCACTGAAGTAAGCAATACAGTAGTAGACGGCTGTGGAGAAATTGTACGTCAATGGGAATCAACCGATAATTGTGGTAACACGGTAAGTCATACCCAAACCATTACAGTAACCGATACCACTGCACCCGTACTATCAGCAACACCAGCCGATGTAAGTGTCGACTGTGAAGCCATACCAGCAGTACCAACCATCACCGCAACCGATAACTGTGATAGCGCAGTAGATGTAGTCTTTACCGAAGTAAACAATACGGTAGTAGACGGCTGTGGAGAGATTGTACGTCAATGGGAATCAACCGACAACTGTGGTAACACCGTAAGTCATACCCAAACCATTACAGTAACCGATACCACTGCACCTGTATTATCAGCAACACCAGCCGATGTAAGTGTCGACTGTGAAGCCATCCCATCAGTACAAACCATTACCGCAACCGATAACTGTGATAGCGTAGTAGATGTAGTCTTTACTGAAGTAAGCAATACGGTAGTAGACGGCTGTGGAGAGATTGTACGTCAATGGGAATCAACCGACAACTGTGGTAACACGGTAAGTCATACCCAAACCATTACAGTAACTGATACCACTGCACCCGTACTATCAGCAGAACCAGCCGATGTAAGTGTTGACTGTGAAGCCATACCAGCAGTACCAACCATCACAGCAACCGATAACTGTGATAGCGCAGTAGATGTAGTCTTTACCGAAGTAAGCAATACGGTAGTAGACGGCTGTGGAGAGATTGTACGTCAATGGGAATCAACCGACAACTGTGGTAACACGGTAAGTCATACCCAAACCATTACAGTAACCGATACTACTAACCCAGATTTTACAGTACCAGTAGATATTACAATTTATAAAGATGATAATTGTACTTATGATGCTAGTATTGGAATCACTGGCGATGTTACCAATGAATCTGATAATTGTGATACAACTTTAGATGCTAGTTATAGTGATGTAGAATCGGCAGGAACCTGTGAAGGAGAAGTAATAATTACTCGTACATGGAGTCTTACTGATAACTGCGGGAATACAACTGAAAAAGTTCAAACAATAACAGTTAAAGACAATACAGCACCAATTATAGACGAAACAAACAAAAATAATATAGATATAGAATGTGGAGTAGGAGATACAGAAACTACGTTACAAGATTGGTTAAATAGCAATGCAGGAGCTACAGCAACCGATAACTGTAGTACTGTAACATGGACCAATAATTATGGAGATGATACCTCTGTAAAATGTGATGGAAGTTATATCACAGTAACTTTTACTGCAACAGATGCTTGTGGAAACTTTAGTACTACAATAGCAGGATATTTAATTAAAGATGAGACAGCACCCACAATAACTCAGCAACCATCAGATAAAACTGTAGAGTGTGATGGAGCAGGAAACATAGCAGAGTTAAATAATTGGTTAGCAACTAATGGAGGAGCGACAGCGACAGATGATTGTAGTATTGTAACATGGAGTAATAATTATACAGCTTTAACATACACCTGTAGTTTTACAGGAGAAGTAGAGGTAGTTTTTACAGCAAAAGATGCTTGTGGAAACACTGTAAATACAACTAGTGCTAAGTTCACCATAGAAGACACAGTAGCACCAGAGTTTGTAGAGACTTTACCAGCGGCAGAAATTACTGTAAGTTGTGATAACATTCCAGTAATGGAAACTTTAACAGCGACAGATAATTGTGATGCATCAGTAACGGTAATTCCAAGCGAAGTAACCAGTGGAGATGACGATGCTTGTGGATCAGAATATTTGATTACAAGAAAATGGACCGTATCAGATTGTTCAGGAAACACAACAACACATATTCAGGTAATTACAGTAGAAGATACTACAGCGCCAGAGTTTGTAGAGATTTTACCAGCGGCAGAAATCACCGTAAGTTGTGATAACATTCCAGCAATGGAAACCTTAACAGCGACCGATAATTGTGATGCTTCTGTAACAGTAATTTCAAGTGAAGTAACCAGTGGAGATGACGATGCTTGTGGATCAGAATATTTGATTACAAGAAAATGGACAGTATCAGATTGTTCAGGAAACACAACAACACATATCCAAGTAATCACAGTAGAAGATACAGTAGCGCCAGAATTTGTAGAGACTTTACCAGCGGCAGAAATTACTGTAAGTTGTGATAACATTCCAGTGATGGAAACCTTAACAGCGACAGATAATTGTGATGCTTCAGTAACGGTAATTCTAAGTGAAGTAACCAGTGGTGATGACGATGCTTGTGGATCAGAATACTTGATAACAAGAAAGTGGACCGTATCAGATTGTTCAGGAAACACGACTACCCACATTCAGGTAATTACTGTAGAAGATACAGTAGCACCAGAATTTGTAGAGACTTTACCAGCGGCAGAAATTACGGTAAGTTGTGATAACATTCCAGTGATGGAAACCTTAACAGCGACAGATAATTGTGATGCTTCAGTAACGGTAATTCCAAGTGAAGTAACCAGTGGAGATGACGATGCTTGTGGATCAGAATACTTGATAACAAGAAAGTGGACCGTATCAGATTGTTCAGGAAACACGACTACCCACATTCAGGTAATTACTGTAGAAGATACAGTAGCACCAGAATTTGTAGAGACTTTACCAGCGGCAGAAATTACGGTAAGTTGTGATAACATTCCAGTGATGGAAACTTTAACAGCAACCGATAATTGTGATGCTTCAGTAACGGTAATTCCAAGTGAAGTAACCAGTGGAGATGACGATGCTTGTGGATCAGAATATTTGATTACAAGAAAATGGACAGTATCAGATTGTTCAGGAAACACGACTACCCACATTCAGGTAATTACTATAGAAGATACTACAGCGCCAGAGTTTGTAGAGACTTTACCAGCGGAAGAAATTACGGTAAGCTGTGATAACATTCCAGTAATGGAAACCTTAACAGCAACCGATAATTGTGATGCTTCTGTGACAGTAATTCCAAGTGAAGTAACCAGTGGAGATGACGATGCTTGTGGATCAGAATATTTGATTACAAGAAAATGGACAGTATCAGATTGTTCAGGAAACACGACTACTCATATCCAAGTAATCACAGTAGAAGACACAGTAGCACCAGAATTTGTAGAAGAATTACCAGCAGATACAACGGTAAGTTGTGATGCAGTTCCAGCAGCGGTAATTTTAACAGCAACCGATAACTGTGATGCATCCGTAACTGTAAATTACTCAGAAGAGTTTACAGGACAAGATGATGAATGTGCATCAGTATATACAATTACAAGAACTTGGGCAGTTCAAGATTGTGCAGGTAATAGTACATTACATACTCAAGTAGTAACAGTTGAAGACACAGTAGCACCAGAATTTGTAGAGGAATTACCAGCAGATACAACAGTAAGTTGTGACGCAATTCCAGTAGCAGTAATTTTAATCGCAACCGATAACTGTGATGCATCCGTAACTGTAAATTATTCAGAAGAGTTAGCAGGACAAGACGATGAATGTGCATCAGAGTATACAATTACAAGAACTTGGGCAGTTCAAGATTGTGCAGGTAACAGTACATCACATACTCAAGTAGTAACAGTTGAAGATACTACCGCACCAGAGTTTGTAGAGACTTTGCCAACAGATACAACAGTAAGTTGTGACTCAATTCCAGCGGCAGTAGTTTTAACAGCAACCGATAATTGTGATACTTCTGTAACTGTAAATTACTCAGAAGAATTTTCAGGACAAGACGATGAATGTACATCAGAGTATACGATTACAAGAACATGGGAAGTACAAGATTGTGCAGGTAATACCACATCACATACTCAAGTAGTAACGGTTGAAGATATTACGGCACCAGAATTTGTAGAGACTTTGCCAACAGATACAACAGTAAGTTGTGACGCAATTCCAGCAGCAGTAGTTTTAACCGCAACCGACAATTGTGATGCCTCTGTAACTGTAAACTATACAGAAGAGTTTTCAGGACAAGATGATGCCTGTGCATCAGAGTATACGATTACAAGAACTTGGACAGTACAAGATTGTGCAGGTAATACCACATCACACACTCAAGTAGTAACAGTTGAAGATACTACCGCACCAGAATTTGTAGAGACTTTACCAACGAATGTAACAGTAAGTTGTGATGCAATTCCAGAAGCTGTAACATTAACAGGTACAGATAATTGTGATTCTGAAGTAACAGTTGTATATTTAGAAGAGCTTTCTGGACAAGAAGAAGGATGTGCATCAAAATATACAATTACAAGAACTTGGACAGTAGAAGATTGTGCAGGAAATAGCACATCACATACTCAAGTTATAACAATAGAAGATAATGAAGCGCCGACCTTGGTGTCAACATTAGAAGATATAACTATAGAGTGTGATAATGTACCTGAAGTTCCAACTTTAGAGTTCACAGACAATTGTTCTTCAAATGTAACACAAACAAACTTTGAAGAGACAAGCACATTTGATGGAAGTGATAGTGATTATACAATCACAAGAACATGGACAGTAGCAGATGATTGTGGTAATACAGCTGAATTTGTACAAAATATTACTGTAACGGTAAAGACCTCGGTAACTGAAGTTGCAGATTCTAAATGTACCGAAGATGGAATAATTGACTTGAATGACTATTTAGCAAATCAAAGCGAAGATGGAACTTGGGAAGTAACTCAAGGAAGTGTAACAGTATCTGATGATGGAAGTTTTGATCCGTCAGGATTAAACTTAGGAGATTACATATTTACATATACATCACCAAATAATGGATGTTTAATAGCAACAAAAGTTACCATTAATATAAACGACGATTGTATAGTATTACCATGTGGACAAGAAGATGTGGTAATCTCAAAAGCAGTAACCCCTAATGGAGATTCATGGAATGAATTTTTTGAAGTTACAGGAGTAGAATCCTGTGGATTCATAGCCAATGTACAAATATTTAACCGTTGGGGAGCCAAAGTATTTGAATCTAGCAATTATGCAAATAATTGGAACGGAACTTCAGACGGATCTACGTTTGGAGGAGCTGAAAGACTACCAGCCGGTACATATTACTACATTGTAATATTAGAAAATAGTGGGTTAAAACCATTTACAGGAGCAATTTACTTAGGAACCAAATAA
- a CDS encoding NAD(P)-dependent oxidoreductase yields MTTLVLGASGATGKQLVEQLLIKKSNIKIIVRDINKIPNSWKSNNNIVVIEASVLQLNNEEINKIVSGCNAVASCIGHNLSWKGVYGQPRKLVTDAVRLICNAIKENAPNNSIKFVLMNTAGNRNRDLKEPLSFKHRLVVSLLRLLLPPHVDNEAAADYLRTEIGQNNSFIEWVAVRPDNLTNSDNVSKYEIYPSPIRDAIFDAGKTSRINVAHFMANLITDDKAWAKWKGQMPVIYNSLSE; encoded by the coding sequence ATGACTACTTTAGTATTGGGTGCTAGCGGCGCTACAGGAAAACAACTGGTTGAACAACTTCTAATAAAAAAATCTAATATTAAAATTATTGTAAGAGATATCAATAAAATCCCTAACTCATGGAAAAGCAATAACAATATAGTAGTCATAGAAGCAAGTGTTTTACAGTTAAACAATGAAGAAATAAATAAAATTGTTTCAGGTTGTAATGCTGTTGCCTCTTGCATAGGTCACAATTTAAGCTGGAAAGGCGTATATGGTCAACCAAGAAAACTGGTAACAGATGCTGTGCGTTTAATTTGCAATGCTATTAAGGAAAACGCTCCCAATAACTCCATTAAGTTTGTACTTATGAACACAGCAGGTAATCGTAATAGAGACCTGAAAGAACCTCTTTCGTTTAAACATAGACTAGTTGTTTCTCTACTTCGCTTGTTATTGCCTCCTCATGTCGATAATGAAGCTGCGGCTGATTATTTAAGAACAGAAATTGGTCAAAACAATAGTTTTATTGAATGGGTGGCAGTTAGACCTGATAACTTAACCAATAGTGATAATGTTTCTAAATATGAAATCTATCCTTCACCTATTAGAGATGCCATTTTTGATGCAGGTAAAACAAGTCGGATTAATGTAGCTCATTTTATGGCAAATCTAATTACAGATGATAAAGCTTGGGCTAAATGGAAAGGACAAATGCCAGTGATTTATAATTCTTTATCAGAGTAG
- the mnmE gene encoding tRNA uridine-5-carboxymethylaminomethyl(34) synthesis GTPase MnmE — protein sequence MIQNDTIIALATPAGVGAIAVIRLSGEKSIKIVDSFFTSVKKNKSLLNQKSHTLHLGHIVNNGVVIDQVLVSIFKNPHSYTGEDVVEISCHGSSFIQQEIIQLFLQNGCRMADNGEFTMRAFLNGKMDLSQAEAVADVIASNSAASHQMAIQQMRGGITNELKELRAQLLDFAALIELELDFSGEDVEFADRTKFKELVAKISAVLKRLIDSFAFGNAMKNGIPVAIIGEPNVGKSTLLNALLNEEKAIVSDIAGTTRDAIEDELIIDGVVFRFIDTAGIRETEDVVENIGIKKAYEKAENAQLIIFLIDSNKYIHSKDLFLEEIETIHQRFPNKRLLVIANKIDTLSCHDSSILQSEIENLILLSAKQNIGVDELKQELISLVNTGALSNNETIVTNSRHFEALTLALESINSVKNGIELDISSDLFAIDIRECLRHLGNITGEYDVDKDILGHIFGNFCIGK from the coding sequence ATGATACAAAACGATACAATTATTGCTTTAGCAACACCAGCAGGGGTTGGTGCTATCGCCGTTATTAGACTTTCAGGAGAAAAATCAATAAAAATTGTAGATTCATTTTTCACTTCTGTAAAGAAAAATAAGTCATTATTAAATCAGAAATCCCATACCCTACATTTAGGGCATATTGTAAATAATGGAGTGGTTATTGATCAAGTTCTAGTGTCTATTTTTAAAAACCCACATTCTTATACAGGTGAAGACGTCGTAGAAATATCATGTCATGGTTCTAGTTTCATTCAACAAGAAATTATTCAGCTTTTTTTACAAAATGGTTGTAGAATGGCCGATAATGGTGAATTTACCATGCGTGCCTTTTTAAATGGTAAAATGGATTTATCGCAAGCGGAAGCTGTGGCTGATGTGATTGCTTCTAACTCTGCTGCTTCTCATCAAATGGCTATTCAACAAATGCGTGGGGGTATTACCAATGAACTAAAAGAATTAAGAGCTCAACTACTAGATTTTGCAGCTTTAATTGAGTTAGAACTCGATTTTTCTGGTGAAGATGTAGAGTTTGCTGATAGAACCAAGTTTAAAGAATTAGTAGCTAAAATTTCTGCTGTTCTAAAACGATTGATTGATTCTTTTGCTTTTGGAAATGCTATGAAAAATGGTATTCCTGTAGCTATTATAGGAGAACCAAACGTTGGTAAATCTACTTTATTAAACGCCTTACTAAACGAAGAAAAAGCTATTGTATCTGATATTGCTGGTACTACTCGTGATGCGATTGAAGACGAATTAATTATTGATGGTGTTGTTTTCCGTTTTATAGATACTGCAGGAATTAGAGAAACTGAAGATGTTGTTGAAAACATCGGTATCAAAAAAGCATATGAAAAAGCAGAAAACGCACAATTAATTATATTTTTAATTGACTCCAATAAGTATATACATTCTAAAGACTTATTTTTAGAGGAAATTGAGACTATACACCAACGTTTTCCAAACAAACGTTTATTGGTAATCGCCAATAAAATAGACACCTTGTCATGTCACGATTCATCTATTTTACAATCAGAAATTGAAAATTTAATTTTACTTTCTGCAAAACAAAATATTGGAGTTGACGAGTTAAAACAAGAACTTATTTCATTAGTCAATACTGGAGCTTTGAGTAATAATGAAACCATTGTTACCAACTCTCGTCATTTTGAAGCGTTGACTTTAGCTTTGGAAAGTATCAATTCTGTTAAAAATGGTATTGAGTTAGATATTTCTTCTGATTTATTTGCCATAGATATTCGTGAGTGCTTACGTCATTTAGGAAATATTACTGGTGAATATGATGTAGATAAGGATATTTTAGGTCACATTTTCGGGAACTTCTGTATCGGGAAATAG